A window from Peromyscus eremicus chromosome 1, PerEre_H2_v1, whole genome shotgun sequence encodes these proteins:
- the Lrrn4cl gene encoding LRRN4 C-terminal-like protein encodes MLGSLSLLWLVAMTASLVSKAQILTPQDYEEEDDEAMTIPSLAVPCDYDRCRHLQVSCKELQKVGPVACMCPGLSREDQQPDPPRLGEVQTVAEEGCAVVHWCAPFSPVNHYWLLFWESNGAPQRSGPFNATVRRAELKGLKSGGVYILCVVAANDAGESHVPEADVEGPENWAGSSFGPCRKLIMPPRPVILVHAAVGVGTALALLSCAALVWHFCLREQWGCPRRQGTAQASEAL; translated from the coding sequence ATGCTGggctctctttcccttctgtggCTTGTGGCCATGACCGCCTCCTTGGTTTCTAAAGCTCAGATCTTGACCCCCCAAGACTATGAGGAAGAGGATGATGAGGCGATGACCATACCTTCTCTGGCTGTCCCTTGCGACTATGACCGTTGCCGCCACCTGCAGGTGTCCTGCAAGGAGCTGCAGAAGGTTGGGCCAGTAGCCTGCATGTGCCCAGGGCTCTCCAGGGAAGATCAGCAGCCAGACCCTCCGCGGCTGGGAGAAGTGCAAACTGTGGCTGAGGAAGGCTGCGCGGTGGTCCACTGGTGTGCTCCCTTCTCTCCGGTCAATCACTACTGGCTTCTGTTTTGGGAAAGCAACGGGGCTCCACAAAGGAGTGGCCCCTTCAATGCAACAGTTCGAAGAGCAGAGCTGAAGGGACTGAAGTCTGGGGGTGTTTACATCCTTTGTGTGGTGGCTGCTAATGACGCTGGTGAGAGCCATGTTCCTGAAGCAGATGTTGAGGGTCCTGAGAACTGGGCTGGCTCTTCCTTTGGGCCTTGTCGAAAGCTTATCATGCCGCCCAGACCTGTCATCCTGGTCCATGCAGCTGTGGGAGTGGGCACGGCTCTGGCTCTGCTGAGCTGTGCCGCCCTGGTTTGGCATTTCTGCCTTCGTGAGCAGTGGGGTTGCCCCCGACGGCAAGGTACCGCCCAAGCTTCAGAAGCTCTCTGA